In one window of Arachis ipaensis cultivar K30076 chromosome B06, Araip1.1, whole genome shotgun sequence DNA:
- the LOC107646950 gene encoding uncharacterized protein LOC107646950: MARQDQALILKNQEASMRNLERQMGQMAKQITEISEKRANALPGTTENNPKDIGKGIKWEECKAITLRSGKKVEKEAITQEKHNKEGSKEEVKEQELPTQNDNSTKKKVVEAYQPMLPYPQRECSAIIQRELPRKRKDPGSFHIPCTIGNMIIERAFCDHGASINLLPLSLMKKLQIHELKSTQIALQMAEKSIKQALGLVENVLVKVGKFFLLVDFVILDIEEDHNTPVILGRPLLSTGRALIDVEKGELMLRVYEEHIVFHVFKSLQDPNQEEECKKIDLRDPNLEEAPD; this comes from the exons atggcaagacaagatcaagCCCTGATACTCAAAAACCAAGAGGCTTCAATGAGAAATCTTGAGAGACAGATGGgacaaatggctaaacaaattACAGAGATAAGTGAAAAGCGAGCAAATGCACTCCCTGGTACCACTGAAAATAACCCGAAAGACATAGGAAAAGGCATCAAATGGGAAGAGTGCAAAGCAATCACTTTGAGAAGTGGAAAGAAAGTGGAGAAAGAAGCTATTACTCAAGAAAAGCACAACAAAGAAGGCTCAAAAGAAGAAGTGAAGGAACAAGAACTTCCCACACAGAATGACAACTCAACCAAGAAGAAGGTAGTGGAAGCATACCAACCAATGctaccatatcctcaaag GGAGTGTAGTGCCATCATCCAGAGAGAATTGCCAAGGAAGAGGAAGGACCCAGGAAGCTTTCATATCccctgcaccataggcaacatgataatTGAGAGAGCATTTTGTGACCATGGTGCAAGCATCAATCTGTTGCCTCTATCCTTGATGAAGAAGCTTCAAATTCATGAATTGAAATCCACACAAATAGCCCTCCAAATGGCAGAAaaatccattaagcaagcactTGGACTTGTGGAAAATGTTTTGGTAAAGGTGGGAAAATTTTTCCTCCTAGTTGACTTTGTCATTCTAGACATAGAGGAAGATCATAACACTCCCGTCATTTTAGGGAGACCTCTCCTATCTACAGGCAGAGCCTTAATAGATGTTGAGAAGGGAGAATTAATGCTGAGAGTGTACGAAGAGCATATAGTGTTTCATGTCTTCAAGAGTTTGCAAGATCCCAATCAAGAAGAAGAGTGTAAGAAGATTGATTTGAGAGATCCAAACTTGGAAGAGGCACCTGATTAG